The Primulina tabacum isolate GXHZ01 chromosome 10, ASM2559414v2, whole genome shotgun sequence region TACATCACTTCCCAAATCTTTTTTTGCGGAAACAAGGTGTATCTAGTACAAAACAATGCAAAATGAACGAAGGGACGACAGATGAGTACAAGAagaaacacagtgagtggtGTGCATGTACGGTACTTTAAGGATTTATAACCCAAGGAAGGAACACTGCTTTCGAGCATGCTCGGGTACCAACTTTATCAGGATTTCCTCAGGAACACCtttcaactctgaaactcaTGTGTATCATCGATTTCAAATTTCAATAAACGAGAAAAGACAATAGAATATAAATGTTTTTGTTCACGAAAATGTGTACCATGAGGCTTGAAGTTGAACAATGGGGGAAGAAAACGCCCATTGGGTAGACGAGTGTTTGGATCACGAAGTTCATCAAAAAAGGTGTGGGCCATGGCATCCAGCTGTAGAGTAATTAAATGCATCAAATTCCAGAACAAAACCAGGGAAGGAATAATTTGCCATCAGCAAATGATGTAGCTACAGCTACTGTAAAGCATCAAAGAATTAAGATATTTATGACATATTATATAGGTCTCTATTAATCACGAGGACATTTATACGCCAGCTCTATTAAGAGCCTACTCTATGAATAGAAGCAACATgtaaacaacaacaataataagtGAGTTTCTCCTACAAAGATAATTAGGTAATCCTAGACTCTGATATGCTCATGTGTCATGGTCACAATGCAACTGAAGGAAAAAAATAATGTCCTCGAAAATTTCCCTGCCCCCTCCAGACTGAGGACAAAAATTACTCACAGCAGTGCAACGCAGATTAGGAGAATACTGCAGAAGTCTTGACACAAGATCAACCGCTTCTGGGGGCATGCGTTTGTGGAATACCTGAAGTGAAATTATGAAATAAACAAAATTATGAAACAAAAGCAGAAAGAAGCCAGTAAGTATCACATAATTCACATAGCCGACAAGTACCTTGTGCCATGGATGAGCTTTAATTTGAGGAAACTTGAACTCGGTATAGTTAGGATTCATGCATTTAATTTCCTCCCTTGTTGGAGTGCCTAAAACctggaaaaaaaaatcagttggtTAATAGATTGAGAAACAGAAAATTGTTGAACCAGGTCAAAGACAACAGGGAGAGGAACTGTCAATCCACAAAATATAAGCTTCCAaccatttttgtttttttggaaCGAGCTTCCAACCATTTAACAACACTAGCAAGTAACTACTTAAAGtacatttattaaataaaaacaagagagagagagagagagagagagagagagagagagcgcacatgtgtgtgtgtgtgtgagagagagagagagagagacatAACCTTGATAATCTCAACAAGCTGGTCTACTCCACTCTCACCAGGGAAAAGGGGCTGAAGAGGCATATCCCATCAATAACACATACAAGGGGATGAGAATCTTAGTACTATTAGTTAAAGGATCTATTATACAACACTTAGAAACAAAGTTAAAAAAAGTACCTGTCCAAGAAGTAGCTCAGCAAGCACACAGCCAGCAGACCAAATGTCAATTGCTGTAGTATACTCGGTTGCTCCAAAAATGAGCTCAGGTGCTCTATAATACCTAGAGCAAATGTAAGAGATATTGGGTTCTCCTTTGACCTGccaaaataatgcaaattatgTCATACGTAATGCTTGCAAAAATGTGACCTCCAATATAATGCCATTAGACATACCAACACTTTTGCGCTTCCAAAATCACATAATTTAACCTGGTGGGTGTGTGGATTCACCTGCACAATGTATTTTATTAGCTTTGAAAGCAACACATGGGTTAACAGTTCAAAGTGATCATTAAGGTAAGATATGCATCGTCTAACCTGTACACATTTAGCACgatatttttttccaaattaaaCCAATACAATACATACATGTTTAATTACACATGCACAAATTATAATGAGGACCTGATAGCTGATTTCcttaatttatatcaaaccaaCTTATACAGCCATTTATTATGGCTGAATAACAGCAAACTTTCCAAGTATTTTCCAAAAGGTATGAATAAAGGTAACCTATTGGGAAAGATTTTGGTTTCTTTTGAGCACATATTCATCATCATAAGGCAGGCCTTAGTTGCATTTGAATGGGAACACATTTAAATAAATGTTCATTCTTTGGAAAAACAATGTGGTTTCTTTAAAAAACTGTTTGTCAGTCgggttttttaatttcaaaaccatgTAAAAAAAAGTCCAAACAAGAAAGTAGAAAAATGACATTTTTAGCTTATGCTAAAGATTCACTTTGAAAATTAGAACAAAAACGTTTTAAACAATTATAGTCACACAAAactttcttctctttttttaaaacaaaattaatactTGAAAAAACATAGCTCACTACAAAATTTATGTAAGTAAGTGAATATGTATCTAAACTTTCTATTTCGTACCCAAGTAAATGGGGGCCACTGTCGTTCTTCTCGACATACTACCCCCTGAAATTCGGATACACCCCGTACGGCTATGAATGATTAAAAGCGTGTAAAAATCATATCCCATTCACAAGAAAAGGGAAAAGAATAAAGCAAACTCCGTAGAGCTTGAACCATGAGACAATACTTTGAATTTGCCAATTATTACCACAAAAAGAATCAACTACGTggattaaaaatatcataagatAGATAACATTAAATCTAGTTAGTATAAAATATTCAAAAGCGATGTACTTCAAAAGTCAATTTGTCTTGGCACTAAGGATACACGAGCTTCGGCGTGTGAAGGGTAACGAGTAAACAAAGCAATCATAAAATCTTAACGTACCAACAAATTTTGAGGCTTTATATCTCTGTGACATACTCCAATACCGCGATGGATGTAGCACAATGCTCTGAAGATCTACCAAATAGCAAAATAATAACAGTACATTCACCGAGTCACAGATTGGATATTAGAATTAAACATTCTGTTAACAGGTAGTAGAACAGACAGCACAATTCCAGGCAGTGTTTGTGATAATAAGACAAAAGTGTTATGCACAAAACACTATGAAACATATATCCTGGTCCAGATACCCCTAAAAGCATCATAAATGCATGAAACCGCGGGTCAAAACAGGAAAATCCATGTCTTGCCATGCCAGTTGCAACAATACATTTGGCATCCAGGAGAAGCAATCAAGGTTGTGGCCATTGCGCTAAGAGAACATATACAGGAGAAAACAGTATCCAAGTGGAGTGCCAGCAGACAGAGATCATTTATGTGAAAGCAGTGCCAAAAGCAAACCACATACCTGGTAGCTATACAGCTTCACATATATCAGAGGCATCCGCTGGTTCAACTTATTATAATGTTTGATAACTCGATGGACAGTTTCAGGAACATATTCGAGTACCAGATTAAGATACAATTCATCTTTTTCAGTTGTTGAGAAGAAACAGTGCTTAAATGCCACAACATTTGGATGGTCAAGTAGGCGCATGGTTTGCAGCTCACGGTTCTTGTACCTCTTGTCCTGAAGAACCTTCTTTATGGCAACAGATTCACCAGTCTCCAAGCATTTTGCCTGGATAATGAACAAGGTTGACAAATATTAATATCTGTGATCATCTTCCATGATAAA contains the following coding sequences:
- the LOC142505502 gene encoding shaggy-related protein kinase alpha encodes the protein MASVGVAPTSGLRESGSHEIGVDRLPEEMNEMKIRDDKEMEATVVDGNGTETGHIIVTTIGGRNGQPKQTISYMAERVVGHGSFGVVFQAKCLETGESVAIKKVLQDKRYKNRELQTMRLLDHPNVVAFKHCFFSTTEKDELYLNLVLEYVPETVHRVIKHYNKLNQRMPLIYVKLYSYQIFRALCYIHRGIGVCHRDIKPQNLLVNPHTHQVKLCDFGSAKVLVKGEPNISYICSRYYRAPELIFGATEYTTAIDIWSAGCVLAELLLGQPLFPGESGVDQLVEIIKVLGTPTREEIKCMNPNYTEFKFPQIKAHPWHKVFHKRMPPEAVDLVSRLLQYSPNLRCTALDAMAHTFFDELRDPNTRLPNGRFLPPLFNFKPHELKGVPEEILIKLVPEHARKQCSFLGL